In the Lagenorhynchus albirostris chromosome 16, mLagAlb1.1, whole genome shotgun sequence genome, CGTAAGGCAGCAGAATACAGCAGATGGGAGCAGGGATTCTAGATCCAGACATGTTGCATTTGGATCCTGGTTGTCActtactgtgtggccttggacaagctaATTCACCTTTCGGAGCCTcactcagtttattcatctataGAATGGGAGTGATTCTCTACCTCATAGAGCTTTGGGGAACATCAAACATAGTACCctatataaaatatgtacaacaATTCATATAGTGTTCTATATGAATTAGCTAGTATCTGCCTCAGTGCCTGGTAGGGACTCAATAATTGGTATGGATCAGTGTTGGAAAGTGGCCTGTGAGTTCCCACCCTCTGCTCTTATCTACCCAGAACCCTGGGAGACTTGGCTCAAGGATGAGCAGAGCCCCATCTACCACCTGCCCTTCAGTTCTCTGGAACCTAACagaaccagggaagccccacgtggGGAGGCTTTCTCCAAGGGAGTTGGGATGGTTTGGTACAGCTCATCCCCCCTCCTGGAGCAAACTACCCAAGCACAGACCTCCTGGTAGGAGAGCGGAACTGTCCTCTTAAGGGGAAGACAGTATTTTAATAGGCTCCATGTGATAGGAAAACCGGTACTGCTGTTGAGGAGGTGCAGGCCGAATCTTTGAACTCAGGGGCTCTTCTTGAGCAAGGTGGGCAAAGTGGTGCGAACTCCTCAACACTCTACCTTTGGCTTTGCCGCCTTCTCTTCTGGGTTCTGGCTGGAGTGCACGCGAAGAAGTTGTGCTTTCCCAGGGTTCTCTGGGGGGGGGGCGTGGAACACAGCAGGCAGGAGAGTGTGAGGGGCCAGGTCCCTACCTGGGAGCTGCCCAGGAGATCTGGAGAGACCCCTTCTCCCCGCCAGGCCCTGGTGGATATGTGTGTGCCTGGGTCAGGCCAGGCTTTTGCTTGGGCTCTCCTGGCAACCTGGGAGGGGTtggctcccttcccccagcctcaccGCCCTCTTCTACATCCAGGTCACAGATGTCTGAGCAGTACCTACTCTGTGTCAGACACGCTGCCCGGCACACAGGACCctttacagtctagtgggggagaaCAGTGTACATCGAGAATAcctgtcctctcctctcccctccaaccttccttcccctcccccccacccccgctctggTCTAAGGTACCCcctcctccctggtctccctCATCCCCTCTGGGACCCcacagtccattctctacacagcagccagaggggtcCCACCACACCCTGCTGGTAACCCTCCAGTGAACCCCATGCTCTCTTTATGAGACCACATGCCTGGCCTTTCCCGCAGGCCGGCTCTGTCCATCTATCTCATGTCTTACCACTGTCCCCAACCCACAAGGCTCCGGCCACCCTGGCCTGCCTGCTCGTTCACCAACACACCTGGCAGGTGGAAGCCCTGCTCGCGGGCTCTCCCTTGACCCAGAGAGGGCTGGATCCTTCCTGCCTTTCGGCTCAAggggccctctccccaccctgccagTCCTCCTGCTTCTGCCATCGCCCTGTCATTTTCCGTAGGGCACCCATCTGCCTCAGGTGTCTTTGTGGTCTGCACTCCTTCCCTAGGATGAAGCTCCACGGCAGCAGGAACTCGTCTCCAGATTCTCCCCCAGTGATCCCAGAAGCTAGCGCTTAGGTACTGATTAAGGATCTGCTGAAcgaatgagtggatggatggatggatggatgaaatgaGCCGCTTCTTTGGGCAGGGCTCCATCTCCAGGGGGTCCTTGTATCCCCTGAGGAATCTAGCCATGGTGGGCCTCTCTGAGCCCCCAGTGACCTGCTATGTGGACTCTTACCTGGTTTTTCGCTTTTTGATAGAGGTGGCGTCTTTGTCTTCTTCAGGGATTGGCTAAAACCAACACAAGGAGAGGCTGGGAAGGTCAGGCTGGAGCCGTGCAGCCAGCCGAGtggcagggtgggcagggaggtggggaaggtgcCCCAGGGAGAGGCAAGACCCACCCCTCCTGAGAGCCAGCAGGTGTCTGTCCAGGGATGGCCCCACCCCAAGCAGGACCCCAACAACTGTGACTCCATCGCCTGCTGTGGCCACAGGGAACCAAGGCCCTTCTGTAAGGAGCCGTAGGGAGGCCACTGCACCTGCCCTCCCCTGGCTTACTGCTTCCCTGCAGACGGGAAGCCTTCCTGTGGGAGTGGAGAAGACAGAAACCCTGCTTCCCTGATGAATTACTGATGAGCATGGATAACATTCATATCTTGTATTGGCTTTGCACTCAGCAAGCCTTTTGATGCACCCGATGTAATTTTTCCTCCCTATGATTCCAGGAGAGGGTGTTTTGAGAAGGTGAAACAGAGGCTCACAGATGGGAGGtggcttgcctaaggtcacagtgAAGCTGccttaccactgtgccacccctGGTCTCAAAGTGGAAGAGAAAACCAAGTCCAGGGCCAGAGCAAGCACCCACACCTTCAGCACATCCAAGCCAGCACAGCATGCCGCCCCCTTCTCACCAATCCACCCACCCGCGCTCCAGCCACTCCCAAATTTAACATTCCCTAATGCTTCCCATTTCTGACTTCCACTCCTGACTTTCCCCACCCTCTCATTTGCTTGTTCAAATCCTATCCATCCCAGCAGTGTCCCCAGGCGCTATCAGACATACTTAGGGGACTGTTGGAAATACACATCTCCGCGTTCACCCCCACCCTACTGTGTGACAATCTCATCTGCCTTTTCAATAAGCTCCCTGGTGGGTCTGAGCGCTGCTGGGCTTGGAAGTCAGATAAGCCTAAGTCTGAACCCCAGCTTTTCTGCTGCCCAGCTGCGTGATTTGGGGCTGTCATTCAACtgttcctgagcctcagttttctcatctgtaaaatggaggtaatactGCCTCCGTGGGTGGCTGTATGGACTAGAAACGTGTGAAACACCCAGCGGTGTCAGGCAAACATAGTGGGCACTCAGGATTGCTGGTCCCATGTCTGACACTCAGGCCCCACTCCCCTGCTGTGTGCGGACTTCCCTCATCTTCCCTTTCCCCAGCTCATCATTAATCCTTCTCTCCAGCCATGCAGAGGACTTAATACCCGCATAAAGGTACTTCTGCCTGCCTTGTGTCACCGTTCCTTCTCTGCTTGTTGTGTCTTCCCAAAGACCAAGAGCTCCTGGAGAGCTAGATGTGGCTTACCTGGCCCTGTCTTGCTATAAGTGACACAGGTCACCCCCTTAGCATCCCCACAGCTGGCCCCTGGAGTCTGGTCTGGTAGAGTAAGCTTTCAAGCCGCATAGGTAGAACGGGGGGAGGTCCGGGGGAGAGCATGGGCCTCTTCCTCCAGGACAGGCTTAGGCAGCCCAGGCTCTGGCCAGCACCGGGCTCCCTCCTCTGGCCTCCACTGGCCTCACCTGGGAGGACAGGTGGCTGAATGTTAGGGAGGAGAGGGGCAGCTGAGGGGTGCGAAGCCCACCTGTAGGGTAGCTGTTGCCTCTCTTGAAGTGGTTCTTGAATTTCCTGGAGCTGGTTCAGGAGTTTCTCTGATGGGATGGAGACTAGGGCCTGGGGAAGGAGCTGAGCCACTGCTGTCTGCAGGAGGCCTAGTGCCCTGTCTTTCTCTGTAAGCACAAGCGGGGGAGAATCCTCAGGGGCGAGACCTCGGCCCCCATCCTGCCACTAGGTGGGAACGTCAGGGAGCGGGCCCTCCAGCTCTTCTGCCCAGTGGGTCCAGACGGCTCTCTAACCATCTCACATTCTGTCCTCGGGGGCCCGTGGGGAAGGCCACACTTCTCTGGCCCCTGTGTGTGCAGCGTGCCTCGGCCTTCCACACCTCTCTCGAGTGTCCCTGGTTCTTGGTTCACCTGCCACCTCGGCCCCTGGCCCCCTGGGAAGCCTGCTGgggaccccccctcccccccctcctcctccactctCCCGTCCAATCAGCTCTCTGGCTCTCATCACTCCTCACCCGCCCACTTAGATACACCCTCCACTTACCGCCCCAGTGAGTATGTGTACGTCCATTTACGTGTCCatgtgcacctgtgtgtgtgcTCTTATGTACGTGTATTTGCATCTCTGTGCGTGTGCATTTCCCACAGTGGTGGATTAAAGGCCGTGTCTGCTAAGTATGCTCTTTGAATGTCTCCCTCCCAGGGGCCGAGGCCTGCGGTCAGTGTGGAGGAGGGGGTCCCCTCTAAGGAGCAGCGTCGTGGAGGAGGGAGCAGTGACGTCTAGCTGGAAGAGATTAGTTTGGGGCTCCAAAAAGGAGGAGAGGCCCCCGTgtaaggccctggggtgggagccgAGTGACACCTGAGTCCTGCAGAAACAGTGGACACAGCCCTCAGCGGTCTCCACTCAGACGAGGTTCTGGGCCCGGGACTGTGTCCTCACCCTTGGGGGGCGCGTAGAGTAGCCAGAACCGGATAGTATTCAAGGAGTCTGTTTGCAGGATTTGAGAAAGCAGCTCCAGGATCTGTGGGCAGGACGACAGGCCTGGGTCGGCGTGGCTGGACAGCATGTAGCTGGCTGCACAGCTGCCTCCCCCGCAAGGTGGTCTCCCAGAGCCCTTGCTTGGCTAGACGGGTCCCCACGATGGTCCCTGCCTCCCCTCCGCACGGGACTTTACACTTtgtagaaagctttctctgcctacAGCCCTGGAGGAAGATTCTTAACCTCCCTACTGGGCAGATGAGGCGTCTGAGGCCTCGAGAGAGGAGGACACCTCGCAGAGCTGTTGTGGCAGAACGAAGCCTCAGAATCAGGCACCTGGACCCCTCGTCCCTGAGCCCTACTTGGGCTGGTTGTACCCCAAAGTCCCTCACGGGGAAGGCAAGGTCAGGGCTGGCCCGTCAGCTCCTCAGAGATGCACCAACTCCCAAATGCTTGGGTCCTTGGTGTGGGGATTTCAGGGACCCCATGGGCCTCCCCTCCCTGAAGTTCCCAAGTTCAGAGATTGGAGATGTTAGCAAAGAGGTGGGGTGATCCCTGTGGGCGGCCTGAGGGTCGAAGTCAGCTGGTTCTGTGCCCTGCTCGGCCGGGGGCTCCTTCCCGCCCAGAGCCCTGTGCTCTTCACTCCCAGCCGCCTTCTCAGCCTCCAGCATCTTGGCTACTTCAGGGCCCTTTCCCTGCGGCGTCCTCCAGTCAGGGATCAGCGGCAAGAGATCCAGCTCTGTCTTGGAAGGGCGATGGGGGCTTCCTGGGCCAGGCTGCTGCTGGCGGCTGTGCCTGTGTGGAGCTGGGGCCCACGGGGGGAGGCGGAGCCCCCGGGGTCCTAGGAAAGTGGGGTTCCCTCAGCGCTTGGTGGTCAGTCTCCCCAGGACCCGAGGTGCGCTGTCAGTGCCCAGCAGGTCTGCCTCATCCCTAGCAGAGCGGGAACTGGGCGGGGCCTCTCCCCAGGCCTGCGACTGCTAGgctgcccaccctcacccccgGGTACCCGCCCCCTGAGGTGACCCCCGCCCCCATCTGCCCGGGGTCCCTCTCCATTCTCCGCATCCAACTTACCTGccctgtgccccctccccacaggACCCGAGAACCTACTTCCAGGGAAGGTGAGGCTGCCCTATGGTAGAGAGAGCACTGTGTTCTAGCCCCTGCTATGCTGCGCCCTCTCCGGGGACCTGCGCCGTGGGCTGTCACCCGGCAGGGTCTCAGCCTCCCCGTCTGTGGAATGGGGTCCTGTCTGCTCTCTCTGTTCCCTGAACTGTCTTAGGGCTCCAAGGGGACTGCGTGCTTTAAAGCACTGGTCACAGGGCAGGTGTCAGGATGCTGTCATGGTCTGGCCTCTCCTGGAGAACGGGTGCGCCTTTGAACAGAGACGCTCACTGCCTCGCCCGCCAGCACGACTCCTGCGTGCCTCTCAGGCCCCCATGGGACACTCGAACACGGAGGAGGGGGCTTTATGCTTCGCTGCAGCACAGACCAGACGGCTCCAGGGTGTGGGGAGGTGGCTGCGACCAGCCTTGCAGGCTGCGGGGGGGCAGCAGGCTGGGCGTGGTGAGGACACGCCAGGCAGGGCCTCCACCTCCAGGCTTCTCATTCCACCGCCGTGGCTCCCTTCGCTAACACGTCAGGTGCCACAGCTGGACCAGACCGTGTGACAACGTGTCCGTGCTCCCAGTTTGGCTAAATCATGGAACTAAGGTCCCGAGAGGGAAAAGGACTTAGAGAGGGAAAGGCTCAGACAGAAAGCTAGAGGCAGCTGGGGATTGGAATCCAGGCTCCTGACTCCCAGGTCTGGGGTTTTTGAGCCTTGTGGTCTCAGGTGCAAGGCTCCCTGGGAGAAGCCAGGCTTGAAAGCAGTTTGCAAGGGTCCTAGTTGGATCCCTGTGAGCCTGGGAGCAGGTACCACCATGTTCTCTGCCCTCAGACTAGGGCCTCTGTAGGGTCCACAGCCCCCAACCTTCCCAGCACCTCACCAGCAACTCCTGATCCTGTAGGATGAAGGTCTGGTCTCCTCCACCTGTGCTCGGAGAGTGGTTTCGTACGCCCTGGCGGGAGTGGCGGCGGGCCGTGGCCCGGGAGGAAGCAGGGATGAGCCTACCAGTCTCTGCTGAGTACTTTGCCCCATTCTCCCGCTGAGGCTCCTCCTTCTGCTGGGAAAAAAGCAGCCAGAGACTtggcagagagggagaaagaggagaaagcagaggggacaagggggaaaagaagaggaggaggccgGGGACCCAGGATATCACCCAGGCCAACCCGACCCTGTCCTAGACCCCTCTTGCCAGTGGGGTGGCCCTTCCATTATAGCTATTGCTCTTCCTGCTGGAATTTCATTGAATGTTGGCTCCCCGCCATGGTTCTCGGGTGGTCCTTGTACTTCTTCTTGGGTAGGCCCTCcccatgcccctccccccagcccatcAGAGATTTGAAAACAGTATCCTGCCTTGGTGTAGGATACTGTCCCCCACAGCTTGCCATCCTTTCTTTGCCCTGGGAAACCTTCCTGAGCCAGGCCTGTGGGCACAAGGCCTAGGACCTCCTGCCCCTGGAACTCCAGTTCAGACTGGTAGTATCCttctccccattttaaagataagaaaactgagacccagacagCTTAGCTGAGTTGCCCTGAGTGTCACAGTGAGTTAGCTGCAGAGCAGGGACGGGAACTCTGTTGCGCAAGACAAGGGCGGGACCAGACTCGGCCACAAAGTTCCGGGCCTGTCCTAGGACCAATTTCAACCACCTTCAAGCTGCCTCCCGCTTGTCCTTATTGGTTTATCAGCAAATAGCACCCAGGAGGCCACCCCCATTCTGTCTGTAATGCTTCAGGGATTTTCCACCCCTTCTCAGATTAGACACGAAACGAAGTTCAGAAATGAGAAACAAGCTGATCTTGCCTACGTCCAAAGTCAGCCCTTCTCCCACCTTCTCCCTCACTGCTGCCCACTTGTGCCCTGTTCCTCAGCCCTCTGGTCTCTAAAGAGGCCCTGCATTTTCCAGCTTGTGAGCCTTTATGCTGTGTGCTTCCACTAGGCACGTCTCTCTCCATCCGCTTCTAAACTATGAGCCCTTCTTGGATTTCTCCACCTGGTACGTTCTGTCCTCTGAACCCTCACTGGGACCCTCTCCCTTGGGTTGAATTCATGGGCCCCTTCCCCCGTGCCAACAGCAGCGCCTCTCAGGAAGGCTCGCGCTACACTGATCTGCTGGAAGCCACGTGGGAGGGATTTAGTTACAAAGGAGTGAGTCCATTTCGTCTCTTCTCAGGCAGCTGCTTTGTTCTGCACCCACCTCCTTGCTCTTCAGCGCGTTCTCCTTGGTGAAGATGGCCACCCGGGAAGCCAGGTCTTTCAACTCCTTCTTCCAGGCCTCTGGAAGGAGGGGACGAGATCCGGCCAACTGATACCTGGGGCTCTCCTCCTTGCCCTCCCTGTACACTGGGTGTGGGGAGGACTGTAGGTGGAagagcctcctctcctccccgTCTTCCTGCCCTGCATCTTAACGGGAAGGGTAGCTTCACCGGGGAGGTGGTGCCCTTGAGGGAAGGAGTAGGAATCACACCACTGGTGGGTTGGTGGGTATGGTGGCTACTGATACTGGTGTCCTAGCCTGTGGCTTTACTGGGAGATGCTGGAGAACATTTGGCTACATGTACAAGATGTTTGTGATTTAGTCTAGCTTTGCCTCTTTTAGGAGCCCAAAGCCAGGACAGAGATTCAGTCGATATGCTGTGGCAGTTACTAAAATACTGAGTGACTCGTGGCGAGGTTGGTAACGAGCACTGCAGCAAGCCTTCCAAgcccctctgccccttccccagggtCCTCCCCGCCcttaagggaaagggaaaggctTGGCAGCGCAGAGGCCTCTGAAATGctgccctccccctccgccccccaaCGCACTATCTATGGCTGGCTGTTCTGATTGGCTGGGGCCTGAGCACACAAGTTACGAAATACAGTATTTCCAATCCTGTTCCTGGCTAGAGCTGTAAGTCACATGACTGTTGCCCACATCTGCTTGTTATGACTCCTCAGACACATCAAAGCCAAGCAGGGGTGCGTTTCTGAGGACCTGGGGTTGGGGAGTAATGCAAATGCAGCTGCCTGAGGAAATAAGGAAAACACTGGGGTTCCCCACCAGACCCCACTGACCTAAGAGCAATGGCCCTTTCCTTCTCAGGCACCCACCCAAGCCAGGCACACGGATAACCCCAAGGTAGAGGGGCTGTGGCCCAAGTACCCACCAGAAGCAAGCCAGGGATCCCGATTGGACTGCGGGTCTCCAATGGGGACCGAGATGGTGGGCATCCCGATCAGAGAGCGGGGTAAGAGTGTGGCTTGACGTGAGGCGGCCAGAGAGAACTCGTCCCTGACAACACAGACAGGCTTCCCGGTGAGATCTGTGAAGGGTTAGAGGCTGTGAGAAGGGGGGCCTGAGTGGACCCCAAGAACTCcggggggctgggaggaggctggtgagcaggggctgcacTTGGCCCACTTCCTCCAGTAACCACAAGCCCAGAGATGGCGAGAGCTGGGAGGGCCTTTGTAACCACTGCGACCTTACCCCTGGGGACACCTAGAATGGCAGCGAAAGGATGTGCTCAGGGTCACGCAGTGAGTCAGGCAGAGGTAAGACAGGAACCCGGGCTTCCTGAGACCCTAGTCCTGGGGTCCTTTCGGTGTTCTACGACAGGGCAGTGAAGTGCAGGTGTGAGCACAGAGGCAGGCCGCttaaagaagaggatgtggggACGGGGGCATTAAGCCACAGTTTGTGACGAGAGGGGCCTGGGCTCAAATCACAGGGAGCGAGACCCTCTGGATAAAACGTCATGCCATCTGTCAGGCTTCCAGGGCTGAGTGCGTGGCAGCCTGGAGGCGGTAAGAGACATTTACACGTGAGGACCCTCCAGTCTAAGGTTTGTGTGATGCTATAGCATCATTAGTTCAGCTTTGGGGAACAGCCTGGTCAGGACTTACCGTGGGTGCTCACTCTGTCTTCCCGAACACTTTCCTTTGGTGCCAGAACCCCTCACTCCCCTGGGTCCTCCTGGCTCACCAGCCCCTCGGCTACTGCTTCCTCTTCATCTCCTCAACCCCTTAGCCTTGGGGTCCCCAGGCTCATGCCAGGTTCTCCTCCCCCGCATCTACATGGTCCCCTGATGATCCCATAAATACCACCCCCATCTGAGCGGCTCTCACGTTGGCATCTCTGCCCCAAGTGGACCTGACTGCCTACTCGATACCTCCTCTCGGACTTCTAAGAGGCATCGCACATGTTGCATCTCCCACGTCCCAGACCGAACCCCtgaccctccccaccctccactggccccttctgtgggcttccctgtCTCAGCCCGTGCAACTCCAGTTTTCCAGTTACTCAGGCCAAACACCTGGGAGTCGGGCTGCCTCCTCTCCCGTCTCGTACTCTGTTTTGAATCTATCAGCAAATCCCGTTGGCCTTACCTTCTGTATATCTCTAGAGCAGGGACACTAACTCCTCCACTGCTACCTCCCCGGTCCAAGCCACCATCCATTCAAAAGCCAGTAGATCCCTTCTGCTACCTCTTTGCTCTCAACCTTCCAGTGGCTCCCACCTGACTCGCCGAGATGGCTTAAGGGTGACCATGGTGAGCGCCAAGGCCCACGCGTTGTGGGCCCAGCTGCCTCTCTGATgcatctcctttctctcccctcctgactctgctccagccacactgacttCCTTGCTGTTTCTCCAACAGAGCCAGGATGCTCTTGCCTCAGGGCCTCTgtccctgctgttccctctgcctgggacactCTTCCCCCTGAGATCCACACGGGTCATGCCCTGTCTTCCTTTAacctttgctcaaatgtcatgCTGTTGGTCAGGCCTCCCTGTATAGCCTTGGCACTTACCACATCTGACACCTTATCTATTTCCTATTCTTTCCCACCAAAGAGTCGGCTCTGTGAGGGCAGGCACTGTCTGTCTCGCTCACTCTCATAACCCCAGGACCTAAAACACTGCTTGACCCATAGTTCACACTCATTAGATATTTGGTGGATGGATAGCTGAGTGGCTGAAATGGCCTGAGTTAGACCAGAGAGTGCAGCTCTGCAGCAGAACGTTCATCCCTTTCTctgatttgtaaaatgggagaattGGCAATGACGTAAATCCTGTGGGGCTAGGCAGTCTGCCCTTGGACCCCCGcaccctgcccctgcctcagGTCCTCCCTTTCCAGCACGCCCTCCCCTGTCCCCACCTCCGGCCAGGCTCTGGCCGGCCCCAGCCCTACCTTGGATGTGGGTCACgtgctggggatgggggtggtgccGGGAGAAGAAGGAGTGATG is a window encoding:
- the TBATA gene encoding protein TBATA; amino-acid sequence: MATEVRTQLAEHPLTRPRTEPKPEKSGCWPRSHADGGPQKELRIPGIVDFRLIREELRTSKPQTPGAHRFGHLSHHSFFSRHHPHPQHVTHIQDLTGKPVCVVRDEFSLAASRQATLLPRSLIGMPTISVPIGDPQSNRDPWLASEAWKKELKDLASRVAIFTKENALKSKEGQEQKEEPQRENGAKYSAETGRLIPASSRATARRHSRQGVRNHSPSTGGGDQTFILQDQELLILELLSQILQTDSLNTIRFWLLYAPPKEKDRALGLLQTAVAQLLPQALVSIPSEKLLNQLQEIQEPLQERQQLPYSQSLKKTKTPPLSKSEKPENPGKAQLLRVHSSQNPEEKAAKPKGTRVRALVREDPTCRGATKLACHNY